The following are from one region of the Achromobacter xylosoxidans genome:
- a CDS encoding DUF4178 domain-containing protein: MQQVLCPQCGAPVKFTSAASVMAVCGACRSTLLKDAESVKRIGEAAEVLEDYSPLCLGAAGTHEGKRFDLIGRIQLRYEDGFWNEWYLWFEDGSDGWLSDASGQYAVTRRRKVKSTQGMPAFNDIAPGDELKLDGQRFTAADVRACQAGGTQGELPFVPGDGWLAKVADYRSLDAFLTLDFSDGPEPELYIGKAFDLSAMQAASLRTNEQVEETAGRFRGQIKALDCPNCGGPISFVAAMATQVVCPSCAATVDCSGPTAEVIEKARKVKAIKTTLPLGAVAKIDGASYTLIGLMKCADPDPEEPSDWIEYLLFNPAKGFIWLVETEEGWERVQVCDTWPSHNNASSVRWRSKLYQKLYDYTSRVELALGAFNWRVKVGDSTKITDYKAGNLKLTRELSESELGWSASGPVAPAQLAEWFGDPELAKQKAMPLSGKPGGYRKFAWTAMIVLAFLNIDTIFSGGIIPLLIGAAFLWIPAALADKLAGKDE, encoded by the coding sequence CATCGGCGAGGCCGCCGAGGTCCTGGAGGACTACTCGCCCTTGTGCCTGGGGGCGGCCGGCACTCATGAAGGCAAGCGCTTCGACCTGATCGGCCGCATCCAGCTGCGCTACGAAGACGGCTTCTGGAACGAGTGGTATCTGTGGTTCGAGGACGGCTCGGACGGCTGGCTGTCGGACGCCTCGGGCCAGTACGCCGTGACCCGGCGGCGCAAGGTCAAGTCCACGCAGGGCATGCCGGCGTTCAACGATATCGCGCCCGGCGACGAACTGAAGCTGGACGGCCAGCGCTTCACCGCCGCCGACGTGCGCGCCTGCCAGGCGGGCGGCACGCAAGGCGAGCTGCCCTTCGTGCCGGGCGACGGCTGGTTGGCCAAGGTGGCCGATTACCGCAGCCTGGACGCGTTCCTGACGCTGGACTTTTCCGACGGACCCGAGCCCGAGCTGTACATCGGCAAGGCATTCGACCTGTCCGCCATGCAGGCGGCATCGCTGCGGACCAACGAGCAGGTCGAGGAAACCGCCGGCCGTTTCCGCGGTCAGATCAAGGCGCTGGACTGCCCCAACTGCGGCGGGCCCATAAGCTTCGTGGCCGCCATGGCCACGCAAGTGGTCTGCCCCTCGTGTGCGGCCACCGTTGATTGCTCGGGACCTACGGCCGAGGTCATCGAAAAGGCCCGCAAGGTCAAAGCCATCAAGACCACGTTGCCGCTGGGCGCGGTGGCCAAGATCGACGGCGCGTCCTACACGCTCATCGGCCTGATGAAGTGCGCCGATCCGGACCCCGAGGAGCCGTCCGACTGGATCGAGTACCTGCTGTTCAATCCCGCGAAGGGATTCATCTGGCTGGTGGAAACCGAAGAGGGCTGGGAGCGGGTGCAGGTATGCGATACCTGGCCCAGCCACAACAACGCCAGCAGCGTGCGCTGGCGCTCCAAGCTCTATCAGAAGCTGTACGACTACACCTCGCGCGTGGAACTGGCGTTGGGCGCGTTCAACTGGCGCGTCAAGGTCGGCGACAGCACCAAGATCACGGATTACAAGGCCGGCAACCTGAAGCTGACCCGCGAGCTGAGCGAATCCGAGCTGGGCTGGTCGGCCTCGGGGCCGGTGGCGCCGGCGCAGTTGGCGGAATGGTTTGGCGATCCTGAACTTGCCAAGCAGAAGGCCATGCCGCTCAGCGGCAAGCCCGGGGGCTATCGCAAGTTCGCCTGGACGGCCATGATCGTGCTGGCCTTCCTGAATATCGACACCATTTTCAGCGGGGGCATCATCCCGCTGCTGATCGGCGCGGCGTTTCTCTGGATCCCGGCGGCGCTGGCGGACAAACTGGCCGGCAAGGACGAATGA
- the speD gene encoding adenosylmethionine decarboxylase yields MIPHATPGRHVLADFRGVPADRLTDAQALERDLIAAAQAAGARVLSAHFHHFGAGAGVTGVVLLSESHISIHTWPEHAFAALDIFMCGAARPELALEHLRARLAPEAVHATTVARG; encoded by the coding sequence GTGATCCCGCATGCCACACCCGGCCGCCACGTGCTGGCCGATTTCCGCGGCGTGCCGGCGGATCGCCTGACCGACGCGCAAGCGCTGGAACGCGACCTGATCGCCGCGGCGCAGGCGGCGGGCGCGCGCGTGCTGAGCGCGCACTTCCATCATTTCGGCGCAGGCGCGGGCGTGACCGGCGTGGTCCTGCTGAGCGAATCCCACATCAGCATTCATACCTGGCCCGAACACGCGTTCGCGGCGCTGGACATCTTCATGTGCGGCGCGGCCCGGCCCGAGCTGGCGCTGGAGCACCTGCGGGCGCGGCTGGCGCCCGAGGCGGTGCACGCGACCACGGTGGCGCGCGGCTGA
- the modA gene encoding molybdate ABC transporter substrate-binding protein has protein sequence MFRNRPIVALSLALAAAWSANATAGDLVVSAAASLTNAFKEVAQGYEKEHAGTKVILNFGASDVLLQQIVKGAPADVFASADQKAMDKAVEEKAVKPASRVDFAANQVVLIVPADSKANITALKDLTRDDVKRIAYGNPASVPVGRYTQGALEAAGLWKEVQAKSVLAQNVRQSLDYVARGEVDAGFVFATDAAIMADKVKVAVRVPSQTPVTYPIAVTTRETAAKEAESFVAYVLSPAGQAILSRYGFQKP, from the coding sequence ATGTTCCGCAACCGTCCGATCGTGGCGCTGTCCTTGGCGCTGGCCGCCGCATGGAGCGCCAACGCCACCGCCGGCGACCTGGTGGTTTCGGCCGCCGCCAGCCTGACCAACGCCTTCAAGGAAGTCGCGCAAGGCTACGAAAAAGAGCATGCCGGCACCAAGGTCATCCTGAACTTCGGCGCGTCCGACGTGCTGCTGCAGCAGATCGTCAAGGGCGCCCCGGCCGACGTGTTCGCCTCGGCGGACCAGAAGGCCATGGACAAGGCGGTCGAGGAGAAGGCCGTCAAGCCGGCCTCGCGCGTGGACTTCGCCGCCAACCAGGTGGTGCTGATCGTGCCGGCCGACAGCAAGGCCAACATCACCGCGCTCAAGGACCTGACCCGCGACGACGTCAAGCGCATCGCCTACGGCAACCCGGCATCGGTGCCGGTGGGCCGCTACACCCAGGGCGCGCTGGAAGCGGCCGGCCTCTGGAAGGAAGTGCAGGCCAAGAGCGTGCTGGCCCAGAACGTGCGCCAGAGCCTGGACTACGTGGCGCGCGGCGAGGTCGACGCGGGCTTCGTGTTCGCGACCGACGCGGCCATCATGGCGGACAAGGTCAAGGTCGCGGTGCGCGTGCCTTCGCAGACGCCGGTGACCTATCCCATCGCCGTCACCACGCGTGAAACCGCCGCCAAGGAAGCCGAAAGCTTTGTTGCCTATGTGCTGTCTCCCGCAGGCCAGGCGATACTGTCGCGCTACGGCTTCCAGAAGCCCTGA
- the modB gene encoding molybdate ABC transporter permease subunit gives MSDPVWVPLLLSLKVAGWATLLATVAGTAAAYGLSRWRWPGRDLLDALLTLPLVLPPTVLGYYLLVLLGRRGVIGETLAGWGIELVFTWQGAVIAASVVAFPLVFKSARAAFENVDSQLESAARVLGVCEAGIFFRVTLPLAARGIAAGVLLAFARALGEFGATLMIAGNLPGRTQTLSVAIYEAVQAGDDATANMLVLVTSVTCVVVLLLAGKLVPVSSGRRNGSAL, from the coding sequence ATGAGTGATCCGGTTTGGGTGCCGCTGCTGCTTTCCCTGAAAGTGGCGGGCTGGGCAACGCTGTTGGCGACCGTGGCGGGCACGGCCGCGGCTTATGGCCTGTCGCGCTGGCGCTGGCCGGGGCGCGACCTGCTGGACGCGCTGCTGACCTTGCCGCTGGTATTGCCGCCCACGGTGCTGGGCTACTACCTGCTGGTGCTGCTGGGGCGCCGCGGCGTCATCGGCGAGACGCTGGCGGGCTGGGGCATCGAACTGGTCTTCACCTGGCAGGGCGCGGTGATCGCCGCTTCCGTGGTGGCCTTTCCGCTGGTGTTCAAGTCCGCCCGCGCCGCCTTCGAGAACGTCGACAGCCAGCTGGAAAGCGCGGCGCGCGTGCTGGGCGTGTGCGAGGCGGGGATCTTCTTCCGCGTCACCTTGCCGCTGGCCGCGCGCGGCATCGCCGCCGGCGTGCTGCTGGCCTTCGCGCGGGCGCTGGGCGAATTCGGCGCCACGCTGATGATTGCCGGCAACCTGCCGGGACGCACGCAGACCCTGTCGGTCGCCATCTACGAGGCCGTACAGGCGGGCGACGACGCCACGGCCAATATGCTGGTGCTGGTCACCTCGGTGACTTGCGTGGTGGTCCTGCTGCTGGCCGGCAAGCTGGTGCCCGTCAGCAGCGGCCGGCGCAATGGGAGCGCGCTATGA
- a CDS encoding ATP-binding cassette domain-containing protein, translating to MSVSIQVRKQMVSGERRFALDVAFDSSAKRIALFGPSGAGKSLTLRAVAGLLRPDSGRIEINGRVLFDTDAGINLPAQSRRVAYLFQDYALFPHLTVAQNIAFGLRRGWRNPPRREVGPEAQRWVDAFELGSIVGSYPSEISGGQKQRVALARALMLRPDILLLDEPFSALDSQLRGKMRLELNALQRQLDVPMLLITHDPADVDALADEVFEVREGRVRRHDEDVGV from the coding sequence ATGAGCGTCAGCATCCAGGTGCGCAAGCAGATGGTGTCCGGCGAGCGGCGCTTCGCGCTGGACGTCGCATTCGATTCGTCCGCCAAGCGCATCGCGCTGTTCGGTCCCTCGGGCGCGGGCAAAAGCCTGACCCTGCGCGCGGTGGCGGGCCTGCTGCGCCCCGACTCGGGCCGCATCGAGATCAACGGCCGCGTGCTGTTCGACACCGACGCTGGCATCAACCTGCCCGCGCAATCGCGCCGCGTCGCCTATCTGTTCCAGGACTATGCCCTGTTTCCCCACCTGACCGTGGCGCAGAACATCGCTTTCGGGCTGCGCCGCGGCTGGCGCAACCCGCCCCGGCGCGAGGTCGGACCCGAGGCGCAGCGCTGGGTGGACGCGTTCGAGCTGGGTTCCATCGTGGGCAGCTATCCCAGCGAGATCTCCGGCGGCCAGAAGCAGCGGGTGGCGCTGGCGCGAGCCCTCATGCTGCGGCCCGACATCCTGCTGCTGGACGAGCCTTTTTCAGCGCTGGATTCGCAGCTGCGCGGCAAGATGCGGCTGGAACTCAACGCCTTGCAACGCCAGCTGGACGTGCCGATGCTGCTGATCACGCACGACCCGGCGGATGTGGACGCGCTGGCCGACGAAGTGTTCGAAGTGCGCGAGGGCAGGGTGCGGCGCCACGACGAGGACGTGGGCGTCTGA
- a CDS encoding TOBE domain-containing protein: MLELDGSIWFRSGAQTWGGKNRIDLLAQIDATGSITAAARAVGMSYKGAWDAIDAMNNLAGEPLVIRAAGGKGGGGTRLTDRARGLIGTFRALEAEHRKFMENLTRAGVNAAGDIDLMRRFMLKTSARNKLLGTVIQIRAGAVNDEIVLRIAGGLTITATITRESTQELGLAAGKEAIALVKASSVIVGAPGPGLRLSARNQLPGKITALRPGAVNSEILIGLDGGVTLAAIVTNESAQDLGLDVGADAVAIFKASSVILGVLD, translated from the coding sequence ATGTTGGAACTCGACGGCTCGATTTGGTTTCGCTCCGGCGCCCAGACCTGGGGCGGAAAAAACCGCATAGACCTGCTGGCGCAGATCGACGCCACCGGCTCGATCACGGCCGCCGCGCGCGCCGTGGGCATGAGCTACAAGGGCGCATGGGACGCCATCGACGCCATGAACAACCTGGCGGGCGAGCCTTTGGTGATCAGGGCCGCCGGCGGCAAGGGCGGCGGCGGCACGCGCCTGACGGACCGCGCGCGCGGCCTGATCGGCACCTTCCGCGCCCTGGAAGCCGAACACCGCAAGTTCATGGAAAACCTGACCCGCGCCGGCGTGAACGCCGCCGGCGACATCGACCTCATGAGGCGATTCATGCTCAAGACCAGCGCGCGCAACAAACTGCTAGGCACCGTCATCCAGATCCGCGCCGGCGCCGTCAACGACGAAATCGTGCTGCGCATCGCGGGCGGCCTGACCATCACGGCCACCATCACCCGCGAAAGCACACAGGAATTGGGACTGGCCGCGGGCAAGGAAGCGATCGCGCTGGTCAAGGCGTCGTCCGTCATCGTGGGCGCGCCCGGCCCCGGCCTGCGCCTGTCGGCGCGCAATCAACTGCCGGGCAAGATCACGGCGCTGCGCCCGGGCGCCGTCAACAGCGAGATCCTGATCGGACTGGACGGCGGCGTGACGCTGGCAGCCATCGTCACCAATGAAAGCGCGCAGGACCTGGGCCTGGACGTAGGCGCCGACGCGGTCGCGATCTTCAAGGCTTCCAGCGTGATCCTGGGCGTGCTGGACTGA
- a CDS encoding DUF4136 domain-containing protein, with product MKAFKLLAAGSMTALLAACATGPDVKSDYDHQANFAQYRTFGYMTPLGTDKAGYSTLLTERLKNATRGQMEMRGYTYSAANPDLLLNFSAKLQQKVQVTPAPPPMGPYYGYRTGFYGGWPGYGWGDDVYQYTEGTLNIDLVDARRRQLVWEGVAVGEVQPDASASPENTDKVVAQIFSKYPFRAGVAAPQLPDKSK from the coding sequence ATGAAAGCGTTCAAATTGCTGGCTGCGGGTTCCATGACGGCGTTGTTGGCGGCTTGCGCCACAGGCCCTGACGTCAAGAGCGATTACGATCATCAGGCGAATTTCGCGCAGTACCGAACCTTCGGGTACATGACGCCGCTGGGTACCGACAAGGCCGGCTACAGCACCCTGCTGACCGAGCGTCTGAAAAACGCCACGCGCGGCCAGATGGAAATGCGCGGCTACACCTATAGCGCCGCCAACCCCGACCTGCTGCTCAACTTCAGCGCCAAGCTGCAGCAGAAGGTGCAGGTCACTCCGGCCCCGCCGCCCATGGGGCCGTACTACGGCTATCGCACCGGCTTCTACGGCGGTTGGCCCGGCTACGGCTGGGGCGATGACGTCTACCAATATACTGAAGGCACCTTGAACATCGACCTCGTCGACGCGCGTCGCAGGCAGTTGGTGTGGGAAGGCGTGGCGGTGGGCGAGGTCCAGCCCGATGCCAGCGCGTCGCCCGAGAACACGGACAAGGTGGTTGCGCAGATTTTCTCCAAGTATCCGTTCCGCGCGGGCGTGGCTGCGCCGCAGTTGCCGGACAAAAGCAAGTAG
- a CDS encoding DUF3734 domain-containing protein: MSTRRKAPKQDTGDTPPYEVVALVLQGGGALGAYQAGVYQGLHEAGIRPNWISGISIGSINAAIIAGSPEDERVGRLRGFWETICRPAGFASVPWGETLGPMFEGLPFGFGSPVMNGHVSAFQALFSGQPGFFKPRFPPPYLVHGRGAASTSFYDTTPLAATLREFVDFDLLNSGSVRASFGVVNVRTGNFAYFDSLKDTLRPEHIMASGALPPGFPSVEIDGEHYWDGGVVSNTPLAQVLTTDSMRDTLAFQVDLWPARGGLPTNLEEVAERQKDIQYSSRTRLVTDQLRRVLKLRHGLQRLLAKLPAAERNAAEFADIRKLSHTPATNIINLIYESKHRERYSKDYEFGTEAMREHWESGLADIRATLAKPGILARPTEDSCFVTHDIHRNGTRT, translated from the coding sequence ATGAGTACTCGCCGCAAGGCTCCGAAGCAAGACACCGGCGATACGCCGCCCTATGAAGTCGTGGCCCTGGTGCTGCAAGGCGGCGGGGCGCTGGGGGCCTACCAGGCCGGGGTGTACCAGGGGCTGCACGAAGCGGGTATACGGCCCAACTGGATTTCCGGCATTTCCATCGGGTCGATCAACGCGGCGATCATCGCGGGCTCTCCCGAGGACGAGCGTGTGGGGCGTCTGCGCGGTTTCTGGGAAACCATCTGTCGGCCGGCTGGCTTCGCCTCGGTTCCCTGGGGCGAGACGCTCGGTCCCATGTTCGAAGGCTTGCCGTTCGGCTTCGGTTCGCCCGTCATGAACGGGCATGTGTCCGCCTTCCAGGCCTTGTTCTCGGGCCAGCCGGGCTTCTTCAAGCCGCGTTTTCCGCCGCCCTACCTGGTGCACGGCAGGGGCGCGGCGTCCACCAGCTTCTATGACACCACGCCGCTGGCCGCGACCTTGCGGGAGTTCGTGGATTTCGACCTGCTTAACAGCGGGTCCGTGCGCGCCAGTTTCGGCGTGGTCAACGTGCGGACCGGCAACTTCGCCTATTTCGACAGCCTGAAGGACACGCTGCGGCCCGAGCACATCATGGCCTCCGGCGCCTTGCCGCCGGGTTTCCCTTCTGTCGAGATCGACGGTGAACACTATTGGGACGGCGGCGTCGTGTCCAACACGCCGTTGGCCCAGGTGCTGACGACGGACAGCATGCGGGACACGCTGGCGTTCCAGGTCGACCTGTGGCCCGCGCGCGGCGGCCTGCCGACCAACCTGGAGGAAGTGGCCGAACGCCAGAAGGACATCCAGTACTCCAGCCGCACCCGCCTGGTCACGGACCAGTTGAGGCGCGTGCTCAAGCTGCGCCATGGCTTGCAGCGTCTGCTGGCGAAGCTGCCGGCCGCCGAGCGCAACGCGGCGGAGTTCGCCGACATCCGCAAGCTGTCCCATACGCCGGCCACCAACATCATCAACCTCATCTACGAGTCCAAGCACCGGGAGCGTTACTCCAAGGACTACGAGTTCGGCACCGAGGCCATGCGCGAGCACTGGGAGTCGGGCCTGGCGGACATCCGCGCCACGCTCGCCAAGCCTGGCATCCTGGCCCGTCCGACCGAGGACAGTTGTTTCGTCACTCACGATATCCATCGCAACGGCACGCGCACCTGA
- a CDS encoding helix-turn-helix domain-containing protein — protein sequence MNAPARLAQVAPARAADTPYATDGWWSLAYQGWTLLTPHGARIGLTALERTCLLCLAGNPARELRRDAFMALRKRTTMRTLNVAICRLRGKVLLAGARLPLHTVHGMGYVFLGKLRELSES from the coding sequence GTGAATGCCCCCGCTCGCCTTGCACAGGTCGCTCCCGCCCGCGCGGCCGATACTCCCTACGCCACGGATGGTTGGTGGTCGCTGGCCTACCAGGGCTGGACACTGCTTACGCCCCATGGCGCCCGCATCGGCCTGACGGCCCTGGAACGCACCTGCCTGCTTTGCCTGGCGGGCAATCCCGCCAGGGAGTTGCGGCGCGATGCGTTCATGGCCCTGCGTAAACGCACCACCATGCGCACGCTGAATGTGGCGATCTGCCGCTTGCGCGGCAAGGTCCTGCTGGCCGGCGCCCGGCTGCCGCTGCATACGGTGCACGGCATGGGCTATGTGTTCCTGGGCAAGCTGCGAGAGCTTTCCGAGAGCTGA
- a CDS encoding efflux RND transporter periplasmic adaptor subunit, with protein sequence MRFSPKRVSGLAFSGGLLALILAGCGEKPQMNPGMPQVSVITIQPQRAPIVSELPGRVDAVRDAQIRARVTGIVQKIAFEQGGDVKENQLLFKIDPAPYKAAYDQATAQLKQAQANLFSAKLLADRYAPLVKANAVSKQEYDNAVASYRQADAAVAAAKAAQDNAAINLGYTDVTSPITGRIGKPLVTEGALVETTSATQMATVQQLDPIYVDFTQSTAQLASLRRAFASGQLQQVGKDTARATIVLEDGSEYSQPGKLLFTGITVDPTTGQVNLRAEVPNPDGILLPGMYVRVRLEQGVDDKALMVPQQALQRTADGLQSLLLVKDNKIEQIPVTTGGALNSNWIVTSGLKAGDVVVVEGFQKVRPGAPVQASEWKNGTPAPGGQAPAQPGAKPAESAPQPGAKPAEPAQQDKAAGQKS encoded by the coding sequence ATGCGGTTTTCGCCTAAACGTGTTTCCGGCCTGGCTTTTTCCGGTGGGCTCCTCGCACTGATATTGGCTGGGTGCGGCGAAAAGCCGCAAATGAATCCTGGCATGCCCCAGGTCAGCGTCATCACGATCCAGCCGCAGCGCGCGCCCATCGTGTCTGAGCTGCCTGGCCGCGTCGATGCCGTCCGGGATGCGCAGATCCGTGCCCGGGTGACCGGCATCGTCCAGAAGATCGCCTTCGAACAAGGCGGGGACGTCAAGGAAAACCAGCTGCTCTTCAAGATCGATCCGGCGCCCTACAAGGCGGCCTACGATCAGGCGACGGCGCAGCTCAAGCAGGCGCAGGCCAACCTGTTCAGCGCCAAGCTGCTGGCCGACCGCTACGCGCCGCTGGTCAAGGCCAACGCCGTCAGCAAGCAGGAATACGACAACGCCGTGGCTTCGTACCGCCAGGCAGACGCCGCTGTCGCCGCCGCCAAGGCGGCGCAGGACAACGCCGCGATCAACCTCGGCTACACCGACGTGACCTCGCCGATCACCGGCCGCATCGGCAAGCCGCTGGTCACCGAAGGCGCGCTGGTCGAGACCACCTCGGCCACGCAGATGGCCACGGTGCAGCAGCTGGATCCGATCTACGTCGACTTCACCCAGTCCACCGCGCAGCTCGCGTCCCTGCGCCGCGCCTTTGCCAGCGGCCAGCTGCAGCAGGTCGGCAAGGATACGGCGCGCGCCACCATCGTGCTGGAAGACGGCTCTGAATACAGCCAGCCGGGCAAGCTGCTGTTCACCGGCATCACCGTGGATCCGACCACGGGCCAGGTGAACCTTCGCGCCGAAGTCCCCAACCCCGACGGCATCCTGTTGCCCGGCATGTACGTGCGCGTGCGCCTGGAGCAGGGCGTGGATGACAAGGCCCTGATGGTGCCGCAGCAGGCGCTGCAGCGTACCGCGGACGGCCTGCAGAGCCTGTTGCTGGTCAAGGACAACAAGATCGAGCAGATCCCGGTCACCACCGGCGGCGCCCTCAACAGCAACTGGATCGTCACCAGCGGCCTGAAGGCTGGCGACGTGGTCGTGGTGGAAGGATTCCAGAAGGTTCGCCCGGGCGCTCCGGTGCAGGCCAGCGAATGGAAGAACGGCACGCCCGCCCCGGGCGGCCAGGCTCCCGCGCAACCGGGCGCCAAGCCCGCGGAATCCGCCCCGCAGCCTGGCGCAAAACCGGCCGAGCCTGCGCAGCAGGACAAGGCCGCAGGCCAGAAATCTTAA